The Calliphora vicina chromosome 3, idCalVici1.1, whole genome shotgun sequence genome contains a region encoding:
- the LOC135953471 gene encoding alanine and glycine-rich protein-like, translating into MKFQLTVLLVAAVMLMACSTCMAQGGGGGAQGGAQAGMGVGMGAGAGAGGGAGGQGGAQAGMGGGMGGSGGGGGGGGPGGR; encoded by the exons ATGAAATTCCAGTTGACAGTTTTACTAGTGGCTGCTGTCATGTTGATG GCATGCTCTACTTGTATGGCCCAGGGTGGAGGAGGTGGAGCTCAAGGTGGCGCCCAGGCTGGTATGGGAGTTGGCATGGGAGCGGGTGCTGGAGCTGGTGGTGGTGCAGGAGGCCAGGGTGGTGCTCAGGCTGGTATGGGTGGTGGCATGGGAGGTAGTGGTGGCGGTGGCGGTGGCGGTGGTCCTGGTGGCCGTTAA